Part of the Aquimarina sp. MAR_2010_214 genome is shown below.
CATGCGGTGATAGATATAATTGAAGATAAGGTGAAAAATGGCGAAAAGATAACCGTTGTCCTTTCTGCTCGTGGTAATACAACCGATGAACTCGAAGAAATTCTTGAAAAGGCTGTCAATGGCAAAAATTATCAATCACAGCTAGAAGCATTTAAAACATACCAAATTGCCGATTTTGATAATGTCGATTTTACCCAGGAGTTCGAAACATTAGACAAACTTTTTGAAGGAGTTTCACTTTTAGAAGACTATAGCAAGAGGATAAAAGATCAGGTGTTATCGCAAGGTGAAGTTATTTCGGCCAAATTGGTAACGCAACTCCTAAAAGAGAAAAATATCAATGCTAATTTTACAGATAGTAGAACTCTTATCATAACAGATGCTCAGTTTGGAGATGCTCAACCTCTCGATAAATTATCTAAAGAAAATGTAATTAATCATTTTCAAAAGTATAATGGCACTACAGTAAATATCGTTACTGGTTTTATAGCATCGAATACCAAAAATGAAACAACTACTTTAGGAAGAAACGGTAGTAACTATACAGCATCATTATTAGCTAATTATCTTGAAGCAGAAGAATTACAAAATTTCACTCATGTAAATGGGATCTATACTGCTGATCCAGACCTGGTACCTAATGCTATAAAAATTGAAAAATTGTCATTTACAGAAGCTAATGAATTGGCATATTTTGGAGCTAATATTTTACATGCGAAAACTATAATTCCTTTAATTGAAAAGAATATCCCGCTTAGGATTTTGAATACTTTTGATCATCAAAATAAAGGAACCTTGATTACATCGGAAGCGAGTGAAAAAGGAATTAAATCTCTTTCAGTTTTAGAGAATGTGGCTCTAATAAACCTAGAAGGAAGAGGTCTATTGGGAAAAGTAGGAGTGGATGCGAGAATATTTAAAGCACTAGCCGATAAAAATATTAGTGTTAGTATCATTTCACAAGGGTCATCAGAACGTGGTATTGGTTTTGTTGTCGAAGCTGATAAAGCAAAAGAAGCTAAATCTATATTAGAAGAAGAGTTCGAATCAGATTTTTATAAACGCGATGTTAGTGGTATTTCAATAGAAAAAGATGTATCTGTGATTTCTATTATTGGTCAGGACTTAAGCACGTTTCATAAACCGTATAATGCATTGATTAAAAATCAAGTAATTCCATTATTGTTTAATAACACAGTTACAGGAAAGAATGTGAGTCTAGTGGTGCGAAAAGAACAGTTGCATCGTGCTTTAAATGTGATTCATGGTGAGATTTTCGAAATTTCTAAAAAAATCAACATAGCTATATTTGGCCATGGTCTGGTTGGAGGTACTTTGATAGATCAAATTTTAAAATCTTCAGAACAGATTGAGAAACGAAAAAAAATCAACCTCAATATTTTTGCAGTCGCAAATTCAAGAAAAGTACTCTTGGATAAAAACGGGGTAGCTCAAGATTGGAAAAATGCTATCAATGAAAAAGGAGTTTCGTATACAGTTGAGGATGTGATTCGATATGCAGATGATCATCATTTAGAAAACCTAATAGCTATTGATAATACAGCTAGTCAGGTGTTTACCGAAAATTACATAAATTTGGTAGAACATGGTTTCGATTTGGTATCTTCTAATAAAGTTGCCAATACATTAAGTTTTGACTTTTATAAGGAGTTAAGAATTAAGCTAGAAGAGAATCAAAAACAATATCTGTATGAAACTAACGTAGGAGCTGGATTACCGTTGATTGATACTATTAAGTTATTGCATTTGTCTGGAGAAAATATAACTCGAATCAAAGGAGTTTTCTCTGGATCACTAAGTTATTTATTCAATACTTTTTCTGTAGAAGAACGACCTTTTAGCGAAGTGTTGCAAGAGGCAATTGATAAAGGGTTTACAGAACCCGATCCAAGAGAAGATCTCTGTGGTAATGATGTAGGTCGAAAATTATTAATTCTCGCAAGAGAGTTGGATCTAAGTAACGAATTTGAAGATATTAATATTCATAATCTAATTCCTGAAGAATTACGAGCTGGAGAAGCAAAAGAATTTTTAGGAAGACTGAAAGAGTTGGATGTCGTTTATAAAAAAGTTAAAGAAGAGCAAAAACCTGATCATGTATTGCGATATATTGGTGATCTTTGGGGTGATTTGTCACAAGAGAAAGGAAATCTGGATGTTAAATTAGTTTCTGTACCTCAAAGTAGTGCGTTAGGACAAGTAAAAGGTTCCGACTCTATATTCGAGATTTATACAGAATCATATGGTGATCAACCTATTGTAATTCAAGGAGCCGGCGCTGGAGCTGCAGTAACGGCAAGAGGTGTGTTTGGAGATGTGTTGCGATTGACAGAAAAAGGATAAAATTATAATTGCGTTAGGGATTGAAGCGACATCCTTTTATAATCCTGTCACCCCGAGCGAAGTCGAAGGGTTTCTGACAGGTTATAAAAGATATAGCCGAAAGCCCGACCCTGATTGGTCAGGGGAGCGCCCAAAACAATATAAAATGAAAATACAACTCAAAAGAATAGATAGTGATTATCATTTCGAATTAAAAAACGAAAGAGGTCATGTAACCTATATAGATAGTACAGCCAAGGTTGGAGGACACGATCTGGCTCCAAGTCCAATGGAATATGTTTTAATGGGAGTAGCGGGGTGTAGTGCTATTGATGTGATCTCTATTTTAAAAAAACAACGACAAGAAATTACTGACTATAGAGCAGAAGTAGATGGTGCTCGCGAAGAAATTGATGGAGCAAAACCGTTTAAAAAAATAACAGTAACTGTTTACCTCGAAGGAGATATAATTCCAGAAAAAGCACAGAGGGCAGCGCAATTGTCTTTTGAGAAATATTGTTCGGTATCCAAAACATTAGAACCTACAGCTACAATAGAGTACAAGGTTGTGGTTAATAATAAAGAAATATGAGTCTGGAAAGTTTAAATTTTGAAACGCAAGCGGTAAGAACGCAAACTGATAAAACACAGTTTTTAGAGCATTCTACACCAATGTATTTAACCTCTGGCTTTGTTTTTGAAGATGCCGAAGAAATGAGAGCTGCTTTTGCAGAAGAGAAAGAACGAAATCTATATAGCCGTTTTAGTAATCCTAATACAACAGAATTTGTAGACAAGATCTGCAAGTTAGAAGGAGCAGAAGAAGGGTATGCATTTGCGACAGGTATGGCGGCAGTGTTTTCTACATTTGCAGCATTATTAGATGCTGGTGATCATATTGTTTCTGCTCGATCTGTATTTGGTTCTACTCATACTTTATTTACCAAATATTTTCCAAAATGGAATATCGAAACTAGCTATTTTAGGGTAGATGAAGTGGATAAAGTAGAAAGTTTAATCCAGTCCAATACAAAAATTATATATGCCGAATCTCCAACAAATCCTGGTGTAGATGTTTTAGATTTAGAATTATTGGGAGCGATAGCAAAAAAGCATAATTTACTTTTAATTATTGATAACTGTTTTGCGACTCCATACCTTCAAAACCCAATTAAGTTTGGTGCAGATTTAGTAATCCATTCTGCAACTAAGCTAATTGATGGCCAGGGAAGAGTTTTGGGAGGAGTCACTGTTGGTAAAAAAGAGCTGATAAGAGAAATTTACCTCTTTTCACGTAATACTGGGCCGTCACTATCACCTTTTAATGCATGGGTGTTGTCAAAAAGTTTAGAAACTCTGGCTGTTCGGGTAGATCGTCATTGTGAGAATGCTCTAAAATTAGCAGAATTTTTAGAATCACACCCTAAAATAAACTGGGTAAAATACCCATTCTTGAAATCTCATCCACAATATGAAGTTGCCAAAAAGCAAATGAAAATGGGAGGTAATGTTGTTGCTTTTGAGGTAAAAGGAGGAGTACAAGGTGGTAAAACTTTTTTTAATAGTGTGCAAATGTGTTCTCTATCTGCTAACCTTGGTGATACCAGAACCATAATTACGCATCCTGCT
Proteins encoded:
- a CDS encoding OsmC family protein, with product MKIQLKRIDSDYHFELKNERGHVTYIDSTAKVGGHDLAPSPMEYVLMGVAGCSAIDVISILKKQRQEITDYRAEVDGAREEIDGAKPFKKITVTVYLEGDIIPEKAQRAAQLSFEKYCSVSKTLEPTATIEYKVVVNNKEI
- a CDS encoding PLP-dependent aspartate aminotransferase family protein encodes the protein MSLESLNFETQAVRTQTDKTQFLEHSTPMYLTSGFVFEDAEEMRAAFAEEKERNLYSRFSNPNTTEFVDKICKLEGAEEGYAFATGMAAVFSTFAALLDAGDHIVSARSVFGSTHTLFTKYFPKWNIETSYFRVDEVDKVESLIQSNTKIIYAESPTNPGVDVLDLELLGAIAKKHNLLLIIDNCFATPYLQNPIKFGADLVIHSATKLIDGQGRVLGGVTVGKKELIREIYLFSRNTGPSLSPFNAWVLSKSLETLAVRVDRHCENALKLAEFLESHPKINWVKYPFLKSHPQYEVAKKQMKMGGNVVAFEVKGGVQGGKTFFNSVQMCSLSANLGDTRTIITHPASTTHSKLADEDKLVVGITDGMVRCSVGLEHIDDIILDLEQALEKI
- the thrA gene encoding bifunctional aspartate kinase/homoserine dehydrogenase I; the encoded protein is MKILKFGGKSLANGKGIHAVIDIIEDKVKNGEKITVVLSARGNTTDELEEILEKAVNGKNYQSQLEAFKTYQIADFDNVDFTQEFETLDKLFEGVSLLEDYSKRIKDQVLSQGEVISAKLVTQLLKEKNINANFTDSRTLIITDAQFGDAQPLDKLSKENVINHFQKYNGTTVNIVTGFIASNTKNETTTLGRNGSNYTASLLANYLEAEELQNFTHVNGIYTADPDLVPNAIKIEKLSFTEANELAYFGANILHAKTIIPLIEKNIPLRILNTFDHQNKGTLITSEASEKGIKSLSVLENVALINLEGRGLLGKVGVDARIFKALADKNISVSIISQGSSERGIGFVVEADKAKEAKSILEEEFESDFYKRDVSGISIEKDVSVISIIGQDLSTFHKPYNALIKNQVIPLLFNNTVTGKNVSLVVRKEQLHRALNVIHGEIFEISKKINIAIFGHGLVGGTLIDQILKSSEQIEKRKKINLNIFAVANSRKVLLDKNGVAQDWKNAINEKGVSYTVEDVIRYADDHHLENLIAIDNTASQVFTENYINLVEHGFDLVSSNKVANTLSFDFYKELRIKLEENQKQYLYETNVGAGLPLIDTIKLLHLSGENITRIKGVFSGSLSYLFNTFSVEERPFSEVLQEAIDKGFTEPDPREDLCGNDVGRKLLILARELDLSNEFEDINIHNLIPEELRAGEAKEFLGRLKELDVVYKKVKEEQKPDHVLRYIGDLWGDLSQEKGNLDVKLVSVPQSSALGQVKGSDSIFEIYTESYGDQPIVIQGAGAGAAVTARGVFGDVLRLTEKG